The Fibrobacter sp. UWP2 genomic sequence CCACCGCATAGTCCATGGCCGATTCCAATTCCTCGACGGCGCCCGGCAACTCGAGCGGCGAACCAAAAATGCCGTTGCCGTTCAGGTTGCGAATAGAGAAAAACCCCTTGGGCACCAGGTAGTAGCCATCATCGTTCGCCTCGTACTGCGGATAAACCAGGCCAAGCCCGCCCGCCAAAACCGAGGGAATGCGGCGGTGCTCCGCCAGCTCGTCGCTAAACAGTCCATCTTGCACGGCGGTCTCCTCGGTCGAGACCACCTCCTGCCTGGAGTCCGTCACCTGCACCGTGCCGCCGTTGCCCGCCTTGAGCTTTAACAACGTGACGCCACTCGCCGTTTCCCCGCGTGAAAACACCCAGAGGGCGTCCTCGTTACCCGAGGCCGCCACCGAAACGGACCAGTTGCTAAAGAGCGTCTCGGTCGCCGCAAACGCTTGCGACGCCAGCAAAAGAGCCGGCAAAAGCACGCCTGTGGGCAAAGCCGATTTAAACCTTTTAAAAAACATCGCTACCTCATGTCGATCTCGTCGACACCCTGGATCGTTTTGTACTTGAACTCGTCGGGCGACACCTTTTTGACCACCTTCAACTTGATGATGTTGTACCAGGAGGAGTTCCCCGTCGGGTCCACCGTGTACAGGCGCACCGGAGAAAAGTCCTTTTTGTTCAGCCACACTTCCATCTTGGTGAACTGGCCCGCGTACTTGGACGGATCCAGCTTGAGCACCCACAGCTTTTGGCCGTTGTAGTCGCCCTCGCCCAGCTCCAGCGCCTTGCAGTTGAGGTACTTGAACAATAGTTCCGAGGGGTGCAGCGAGCTCGAGAGGTCCTCGACCGCCTTGATGAGCACCTGCTTTTGTTCCACATTGTACTGCCAAAGGCTCTCGCCGTCGCTGTAGAACTTGATGCCCGCGACATCCAGCTTAAAGCGGTCGCCGTCGGCCACCAGCAGGCTCCCCTGCTGGCTCGCCACGTCGGGGGATTCCGCATAAAATACTTGCAACTTAAAGGAGAGGTCCCAAGCCTTGCCCGACTTGAACCAGTTCTGCGACTTGGAGAGCGCCTCCTGCGCCGTCAACGCAAAGGCCGCAGACCACGACATAAGGCCCGCAACCATACAGACAATAAAAGTCTTGCTCAACTTCATAAAGCTCCCGTAATATGCACAAAAATACAAAATACGGCAACTGGATTTGGTTTTTGAACCGATATATTTCTATCTTTAGCCTCGAAACTTTTTTGGAAGGATTTTATGCGCAAACTGATTTTGCCCATCGCCTTGGCATCGGCCACTTTTGGCCTTGCCGCCGAGATAGAACTCCACGGTGCGGTCAACGCCGACTACGCCAGCTATTTCGATAGTGATTTTGACCCCACGAACGCAGCGAACCAGGACATTGACCTCGCTGTGACCGCCCGCATGGACGAGAACGTCTCCGTGACGGTCATGGGCAACACCCACAGCACCTACGTGGACAGCAACGGCACCTACGCCTCCGAGACGCACCGCCACTACTACGCCCACAGCACCGCCATGGGCGACGGCGGCCGCTTTACCGAGTTCAACTTTGACGGCGTGCAGTTCCGCTGGGACGTGACCCACGACGTGGGCTTCATCTTTGGCGACCTCACCTACAGCGCAGGCGCCTTCAACTACTTCTACTGGCGCGACCCTTCCCGCTACGCCGTGATTGTCCGCGAACAGAACCTCCGTGGCGTTGGCGCCGAGTTCGGCACCGCCAAGTACGGCGGCGGCAAGGTCTACTTGGGCGCTTCCGAGAACACCGTGCACACCATGGCGCTCTTTGGCACCTACAGCCTCCCGCTGTTGAACCACGTGGACGAGCACTTGGTGCTCACCCCGAGCATCGACTGGCTGTTTGGCGACGAGATTGGCCGCAGCCACACCTACTCCCTCGGTACCGAGGTCGACTACTCCAAGAGCTTT encodes the following:
- a CDS encoding outer membrane lipoprotein carrier protein LolA, whose product is MKLSKTFIVCMVAGLMSWSAAFALTAQEALSKSQNWFKSGKAWDLSFKLQVFYAESPDVASQQGSLLVADGDRFKLDVAGIKFYSDGESLWQYNVEQKQVLIKAVEDLSSSLHPSELLFKYLNCKALELGEGDYNGQKLWVLKLDPSKYAGQFTKMEVWLNKKDFSPVRLYTVDPTGNSSWYNIIKLKVVKKVSPDEFKYKTIQGVDEIDMR